GATGATGCAGCGCCGCATCCGCGGGATCCTCAAGGGCATGCGGGCCAAGCAGATGGTCTACATCACCGGTCTGACGGCCAACAAGTTCAAGGACCGCTACGTCCACATGAAGGGCCTCGCCGTGCAGGGCAATGTCGACGGCCGCACCGACGGCAACGTCGTGCTCTCCAGCAGCGAGAACTGGACCCAGCTCGGCTGGCACTCCGACGAGGAGAACATCATCATCCGCGGCGACGCGGCGATGACCCAGAAGTACGTCGACCACGTCGACCTCATCTACCGGGAAGCGCCGCGCACGCTGGCCAACTACGTGAACTCCGCGGACCCCGACCCCCAGCCGCGGCCGGACCGGTACGCCGACCAGGGCTACCTCGGACCGAAGGACTACCCCTTCCACGAGCTCGAGGCGGAGCTCGACTGACCTGCGGGTGAGCCCCGCGCACCACGGTGCGCGGGGCGTCACACGTCACCGGTCGGGAAGGGTCGCCCGCCGGTCCAGCCGCCCCGCTGCGTCCAGCACCAGCACCTGGTCGAGCCCGAGGCTCTCCAGGAACAGGTGGTCATGGCTCACGACCAGCAGCGCGCCGCGGTATGCCGCGAGGGCCTCGGTGAGCTGCGCCACGCTCGACAGGTCGAGGTTGTTGGTCGGCTCGTCGAGGATCAGCAGGTCCGAGGGCGGGTCGGCGAGCAGGAGCGTCGCCAGCGCGACCCGGAACCTCTCGCCGCCCGACAGGGACCCGACGGCTCGGTCGACGCTCGACCCACGCAGGAGCAGCCGGCCGAGCTGGTTGCGGATGGTGCCGTCGGGCACGCCCGCAGCGGCTCGGCGCACGTTGGCGACCGCGTCGACCTCGTCGTCGAGCCCGTCCAGGCGTTGCGGCAGGAAGCCGAACCGGTCCGTCAGCAGGCGCCCGCTCGGTCCTCCCGGCGCGGGCGGCCGGCCGTGGACCAGGTGGTCGAGGAGTGTCGACTTGCCCGCGCCGTTCGGCCCGACGAGGGCGACCCGTTCGGGCCCCTGGACGACCGTGGTCCGTCCGTCCTGGTCGAGCTCGAGCAGCCGGCGGCCGCGCGGCACCGCCGGATCGGGCAGCACGAGACTGATGTGCTCGTCGCGACGCACCCGGGCGCCGGCGGAGTCGGCGGCCGCCTGAGCGGCGAGCACCTTCTCGTCGAGGGTCGACCGGAGCGAGCCCGCGGCGTTCTGCGCCTTGCTGGCCCGGTTGCCGGCGAGGATGCGAGGGATTCCGCCGTCCTTCTGCGTCCGACGGGCGGTCCGCTCCCGCCGCGCGAGCTTCGTCTCCGCCTCGGCGCGCTGGCGCCGCTCGACCTTCAGCGCCTGCTGGGCGGATCGCGCTGCCTGCTGGGCAGCAGCCTGCTCCTGCGCGACGTGCTCGCGCCACGC
This genomic interval from Nocardioides kongjuensis contains the following:
- a CDS encoding ABC-F family ATP-binding cassette domain-containing protein encodes the protein MSPVITLRDLSFEWPDGTVALDHLNGSLNAGRTGLVGRNGAGKSTLLRLVAGLLRPTSGAVVTAGEVGYLPQTLTLQSGTTIADLLGVRDVVDAIDAIERGDTDPRHFETIGEDWDIEARADELLDQIGFGARDLGRRVAELSGGEARLIAVTGMRIRRTPITLLDEPTNNLDRPTRARLAQFVDQWPGTLVVVSHDLELLEHVDHTAELRGGELSTFGGPYSAWREHVAQEQAAAQQAARSAQQALKVERRQRAEAETKLARRERTARRTQKDGGIPRILAGNRASKAQNAAGSLRSTLDEKVLAAQAAADSAGARVRRDEHISLVLPDPAVPRGRRLLELDQDGRTTVVQGPERVALVGPNGAGKSTLLDHLVHGRPPAPGGPSGRLLTDRFGFLPQRLDGLDDEVDAVANVRRAAAGVPDGTIRNQLGRLLLRGSSVDRAVGSLSGGERFRVALATLLLADPPSDLLILDEPTNNLDLSSVAQLTEALAAYRGALLVVSHDHLFLESLGLDQVLVLDAAGRLDRRATLPDR